In the Silvanigrella aquatica genome, ACTGAAAAATACTCTAATGTGGAGCGCGCCATGGCCACGCCAATGGCGGGATCGGTTCCGACAAATCCTTCATCTAATAAAATCAGGCTCAATTCATTGGCTTGTTCCGATATTCTTTTAATTTGAGCAAGATGTCCAGAAAACGTCGAGAGATCTTCTTCTCTATTTTGTCTATCGCCCAATTCTACAAAAATATTCTCATAATCCTGAATTTCAGCTTTATCGCAGGAAACAAAAAGTCCTGCCTTGGCCATAAGAGCTATAATGCCTACTGTTTTCATGGCAACTGTTTTACCGCCTGCGTTGGGTCCACTTAAAACCCAGACGTAAGGAGATGTTTCGCCTTGACTTTTGGGAGCAAGATGCAGATCGTTGGCAATACATTTTTTATTCTCAAGAAGAAATAAAGGATGTTTTGCATTGATTAGACTAAATCGAGGGTTTAAATCACGAGGTTTTAAAAATTCCGGTTTTATGCCGTGAATCACGCCTGCAAACTTAGTGCGGGCAATAATATTATCGAATTGTGTTAAAATTTCAGATGAAGAAAGGATGTCTTCGTGAACAAGGTAACAATCTTTAGAGAGTTCACGCAAAATACGTTGTTCTTCTACTTCAACATCATTTTGTGCTTTTTCTAATTGAGCTTGTTGCATGGCAAGTGCTTGGGGTTCAATGAAAACGGTGGAACCGCTTTGACTGACTCCCCGAGGAATGCCTTCAATTCCTGATTTGCGATCGGCTCTTATGGGAAGCACATAATGACCGTCACGCAGCATCCAGACGTCATCTTGCAGAGCGTTTCGAATGTCTTGTTTTTTAAGAATTTCATCTAGTTGTTCGACTATTTTACGTTTGGCGTGTTCTAAGCGGCTGCGTGCGGAATGCAGTTCGGGAGAAGCACTCGATAAAATATTTCCATCCATATCCACGCTTTTATTTAATTTAGCATGGAGCTCCATATGTGGTTTTAAATCATTTGAGAGATTAAAAAGATTGGGATACTTTGTCGCTCGAGATTTTTCATATTTAAAAAAAGATTGAATAGAGTGACAAAGTTTGAGTGTAATTAAAATTTGATACAGTGCTTGAGGAGATAGCAGAGCTCCTCTTTGTAAGAAATTCTGAAACAGAGTGAAATCGAAAGATTCTAGCGAAATGCCATTAGTTTCTGTATTTAAATCGAGCATTTCCGAAGTGGCTGTAAAGAAAAAATTTCTATCTTCTAATTCCAACCAAGGTTCTAATTCCGAAAATGTTTTTTTTGAGTGAGGAAATGTTGCAAATCCTGCAAGATATTGGGTTATTTTATTCCATTCTAGGCGTGTCAGGGCATCCTGACGAAGAAAAGTGGAAGAGGTATTGTCAACGTTGTTTTGATGTTCCATAAGATCTGTGCACCTGTGAACGGTTGGTTTCCAAGCCTAGCGGGATGATGTATAAACGTATTGTGGGCAAACATCAATAGGAGTAAACACTTGGCTCGCATCAAAAACTTTGTCGCACATGATGACAAGCGTGACAATTTAAAAAAAATTGAGAAAATAAAAAAAGAAAAAAGATCTGTTCGTGGCCGTGTGGTTGATGACTGGATAATTGATGCTCCCAATGCGCATCAATCGAAATCAGAAATACAAGCCACCATTGAAGATCTTTACACAAAAGGCATGCGTCGCGGTCGTGTGATTGAAGTGCAAAAAAGAAATGTTTTTATTGCTGAGGAAAATGAAAAAGGGATGCCGGAAACGGAAAATCTTTGGCTTTGTTCTGTTGCAAAAAGACATTTTCAAAGAGCTCACCGCGAGCGTAACTTTGTTGTTGTGGGTGATCGTGTTTTATTCGAGCCAAGTGCGGAATTGCAATTTGACGATGAGGGACAGCCGGTTGATACCGATTTACCTCGTGGAGTTGTGCAACACTCCTTTGCCAGAACAAGCAAAATTTCAAGAAAAGACCCCATGCGTCCTGACTGGGAGCATGTGATGTTAGCAAATATCGATCTTGTTGCAATTGTGGCGTCTGTTTTGCATCCTGAAGTGCGCTGGGGACTTATTGATCGTTTTTTAGTGCAAGCAGAAATGGAAAAAATTCCTGTTGTTATTATTTTAAATAAAGTCGATTTATTAAGTAACGAAAAACTAGCAAGTAAAGAATTTGTTGAAATTTATAAGCGCCGTGTAGAAATCTATCGTAATATTGGCTATGATGTTGTTGAATTATGTGCTTTAAAACCTAAGAAAAACCCTGAAAGTGTGAAGCATTTAAGAAAATTATTTAAAGGGAAATTAGTGGGTTTCGCCGGACATTCGGGCGTTGGTAAAAGCAGTATTTTAAATTTAATGAAACCTGAGTTTGAGCAAATAGTAGACGAAAATCCTGATATTTTTTACAAAGGCCGTCATACAACAACGTACAATAGTTTGTTGCAATTAGATATTGGTGCTTATGCTATTGATACCCCAGGTATTCGTTCTTTTCATATTAGTAATTACGATCCCATTTCATTAAGTTATTGTTTCCCCGAATTTCGTCCTTTTAAATGCAAATACCGTGAGTGTGCTCATGATCACGAACCTCAATGCGGAATTAAACAGGCCGTCTCTGAGGAAAAAATATCGCCAGAACGTTATCGCAGTTACCTTGGCATATTAAAAGGCTTAAGCTTTAGAGAAGGCGAAGGAGATTCCACCGATGCCACAATGATTGCCGATTTAAAAGCCCGCGAACAAAAGCGTGATGAAGAATTAGCAAAAGAAGAATCTCTTTTAAATCAAGATTTAAAGTCTTAAAAGGAATTCTAAATGGATATTTTAACAAATCCTGAATTTGTGATTGTTGGTGGTGGTATTTCTGGATTATTACTTGCTTTAAGGTTATCCCGTGATCCTAAGAAAAGGGAGCGGGGAATTCATTTAATTGAAAAGCAGCCGCAATTGGGAGGGCGCTTTTTTTTCTCTTCCACTTTTAAATTTACAGGTAAAAATTCTGAAGAAATTAGTCAGGAAATAAATGAAAATGCTTTTAAAAATCTTTATTTAAGTGGTCCAGGATTTGAATCTATGGAAGCAGGTACTTTGGAAGCACTTTATAGGCACGTTGAATCTCATTTAACTGAAGATGAAAAAAACCAAATTGAAGAGATTTTAATTCAAGACAATTCCCTTGATTTTAATAAAATAAACAAATGTTACATTGTAAAAAAAGAATTTGTCTCTGAAGTCGATTTATTTTCGGGGTCAAGCGAAATCTTTACCAAAAAAGATTCGGAATTATTTAAATCGTTAGTATTTGATTTTTACAATTCCAACCATTTAAATGAGGATAATAACTCACAAGCAAAAGATTTTACTATTTTTGAGAAATCTACTTTTTGGAATGAATGTGGCAAAGGCACTAAAGAAACTTTTGCTCCTATACTCACGTCCCTAGTGGGGCCTCAATGGGAAAAAGCAACATTTCAATATGTATGCAAAGCATTATATGATTTTTTTTCAAATCATAAAAATACAATTCCCCCTTCATTCTTTCGAAAAAAAGGGCTTGAATTTGCTATAGAAAAGATTTTAAGACATCGTGGCGTGATCATTCGCACTTTATGCGAGGTGGTACGTGTTCATTATAATAAAGTAACAAAATTTCAATTGCTTTTATCTGATGAAATTCAGCCTTTAAATAAAATATTAAAGTGTTCAAAATTAATTTTGGCAATACCCCTTGTAAAATGTTTAGGGTTGTTACCCAAAGAAAATTTTTCGCCCAGTCAATCACGATTTGTTTCCAAGGTTCGTCCTGTTTCTTTAGTGATATCTGAAATTTCAGATTTTTTATCGGTTAAATCGGAGCAATGGCCTGAACAAAGCGGGTCGGGTGACAGACTTGTGTTTCCTGTTGAAAGAGCACAGGGTTTTGTGACCCATGATGGCCGCATTTTATTTTCGACAAAATTAGAGTATGAGGAGTCTTTGCAGGCGCCTTCTGTCCGTGAAGCTATTTCCAGGTTACGGCGTGCAGCAGCACGTGTTTTAAAATCCGAGTTTGCCGAGGAATTTAAAAAGGGAGCTCGTATTCCGCAAAATAAATTATTAGAGCGCATTGTTTTACTTCCCGTTGCTTTTACAATTCCTTGTGACATGTCGCCACAAATTGAAGTTAAAGAAACAAAAATGGGTATTGAAGGTCTTTATTGTTGCGGAGATAGTTTTCCAGGTTTTGCATCAGAACCTTGGAAAATGGTGGTGAGTAGTGTTCATGATGTTGCTATGCAGCTCAATTCTTAATAGAATTTTTATTAAATTATTTAATAAAATATAAACTAGATAAGCAGTTTTTTAATAAAAAATTCATATAGCCTACCACAGATAACTTTGATACTATTCCTGTCAAGTGTTTCAAGTTATGATTAATTTGCGGGGGTAGTATGAATTATTATTCTAAAATCATTTCATTGGGTTTTGCTACAGTTTTAGCAACGCAATATTCACATGCGCTTCCTGCAAATGCGAAGCTTGCCAAAGTACAAATGTTAAATATTGGCATTGGAGAAGAGCCAAAATCCCTCGATCCACAAAAATGCAATGAGTCGACTTGTACGACCATAGTAAGACAAATTTTTGAAGGACTTATTCAAGCCAATCAAGAGGGAAAAATAGTTCCCGCCTCAGCAGAAAGTTGGAAAATTAGTGCCGATGGAAAAATATATACCTTTCAATTGAGAAAAAATTTAAAATGGTCTGACGGTTCTCCAATTACAGCAAATGATTTTGTTTATTCCCTGCGCCGTTTAGTTGATCCTAAAATAGCATCGGAGCAATCCTCTCTTCTTGAATTTGTTGTGAATGCAAAAGAAATTGTTGACGGAAAAAAAGTACCAAATACTCTTGGTGTGAAAGCTCTTAATAACCAAACACTCGAATTTGTTTTGACGCAACCGACAGCGTCATTTTTTGAAAATTTAACAGTAACAAATACCTTTCCTGTGCAAGAAAAAAATGTTGAAAAATTTCAGGATTCTTTTACGCAAGTTGGAAATTTAGTTTCTAATGGCGCATTTAAGTTAACGTATAGAAAAGTAGGCGATAAAGTTACTGTTGAACGCAATTCAAATTATTGGAATAATAAAGAAACATATCTTGAAAAAGCAAACTTTTATTCTGTTGTCGATCAGAATTCGGAATTTACCTTGTATGAAACAGGTCAATTAGATTTAACTTCGACAATTCCAGTAAATCAATATAAACAAATTAAACATAAATATGGTGCTGAACTTGTCAATCAACCTTATTTAGCTTGCTATAATTATGTTTTTAATAATGAAAAACCACCCTTTAATAATTCTAATTTACGTCAAGCATTAAGCATCGCAATTGATCGTGACGCTGTTGCGAATTCTGTATTGGGGATGGGGCAAAAACCTCTGTATGACCCAGTTCCTTATGGCTTAAAAAATTACACCCAAAGTAAGGTTTATTGGCATAATTGGCCCCGTGCAAAACAGTTAGAAGAAGCCAGAAAGTTATATCAAGAGGCAGGATATTCAGAGAGTAAGCCATTAACATTACATATTTTGTATAATACCAGCGAAGCACATCGCAAAATTGCCACAGCGGTAGCCTCAATGTGGAAAACAAATTTAGGAATTAATGTAATTACGGAAAATGAAGAGTGGAAAACCATGCTCGATAAACGCAGTAAAGGACAATTCGAAGTTTTGAGAATGGGCAATGTTGCTAATATTAACGATGCCAGTGACTTCCTAAACCCTTACCGTAGCAATGATCTCTCAAATGATGCTAAATATAGAAATCCAGAATATGATGCCATTGTGAATAAAGCATTGCAGGAAATGGATTTGGCAAAACGAAAATCTTTATTTGAAAAAGCATCGCAAATTATTTTAAAAGATGCCCCTGTGGCAACAATTTATAGCTATGTCTCTTCATATTTAATTAAACCATATGTGTTGGGACTAAAGAAAAATAATATGGATAAATTTGTTCTTGCAGGAGTTTATATTTCAGATAGAAAAGCTATTGATTGATAAAGAAACAAAAGAAAATTAAAAACCCGAAGATTTTCTCGGGTTTTTAATTAGGCAAAAAGTAGATTTAAAGGAGTCCTTTCTCCCATTTTTCGCGAACTTGCTTTGCTCTTTCTTGGCGTACTTTTAATGCTCTCATATTGTTTTCAAGCATGGTGTTTTTACGACGAGCCTCACGTTCATGAAATTTATCATAGCAATGAGGACAATGATGATCCGCTTTATACATGGGACTTTTTAAATCATCTTGTTTTAAAGGAGTCCAGCACGAGTAACAAATTTCATATTTTGATTCATTTAATTGTTTATCGACTGCAACACGATAATCAAAAACAAAACAGTCGCCGTCGTAATGATTGTCTTCATTTGGTGCTTCTTTAAGTGTTTCTTCAAAGTACTTTAAAATGCCACCTTGAATTTGGTACACTTCTTCAAAGCCTTCTTGGCGCATGAAAGCAGTGGCTTTTTCGCAGCGAATGCCTCCTGTGCAAAAAGTAACAACTTTCTTCGATTTATATTCTTTGAAATTGTCTCTTATCCATTCAGGAAAATCACGGAATTTTTTGAGTTTGGGATCGATGGCGTTACGAAATGTTCCCAATTCTACTTCGTAGTCATTGCGGGTATCAAGAATAACGAGTTCCTCGCCTTCATCCAGCCATTTTTTGAGTTCTAGGGCATCAACATATTTTCCTGTAAAATGAGCTGGTTTAATAGATTCCATGCCCATAGGAATGATTTCTTGTTTCACCTTGATAATCATGCGGCGAAATGGAATGTGATCGCTATAACTTTTTTTAAATTCTACATCGGAAAAATATTCGTGGTTGTGCATAAATTCAATATAGGAATCAATGCCTTCAGGTGAGCCCACAAGGCAAGAATTAATTCCTTCTTCAGCTAAAATAATAGTTCCTTTGATATTTAAACTATTGCATAAATTGAGGAGAACTTCGCGCAGCGCTTGAGGATCTATAATATTCACAAATTTGTAATAAGCAATATTGACAAAAGGAAGATCGGGAGAGGGTGTTTGTTGTTGCATAAATTTCACCTTGTAAAGTGTTGAAATTGTTTGGCTTATTTGTTTTTTAGTGTTTGGGTTTACAAAGAAATGTGTTTTAGGACATCATTTCTTTGTAAATTTTAGTAAGAAGTTCTGTATCTTTGCGTTCCCAGGAAAGAAAAACGCGACGCGCTTCTCTATTTTGTAGAGCAGTCGTGCGGAAAAATTGAACAAAAGTTTCTTCATTCTCTTGAGTGCGAAGGCTTTGTACGTTTTCGGCATTGATAAGAATTTGACTCGCTCCTCTCTTTAAAATCAGATTATTGCGGTTCCATTCAAGTGTAACAGCGGAAGATGTGAATACCATTGGTTTTTCTCCTAAAGAAGATCGAACAAGAAATCAAAAGTTCCTCATAACTCAAGGAACATTGAGACTCAAGTTATAAAATTGTTTTATAATAAAAAGAAGACTTCCTTGCTGCCTGCCCATTAAAAATAATTATTTTATTGGATTTTGGCAAAGGAAGTCCTAGGTATGAAATAACTAAAATTTAATTTAGTTATGGAGCTAGTGGTGTTTGAGCAAGTATTGTAAGATAAATGTAGCCTAAATATTCTTTATCGTCTTCTTTATTACCCCAGATAATTACTTGATTTCCAGCGTTATTGAAGGAGTTCCAGTTACCTTGATTTCCAGATAACATATTTGCTGGACAATCTGTACCTGTACTTGCGTTCATTAAGTTATTAACTGTATTGTAACTAAAATCAGGCACGCTGGCTGCTGGGAAAATTTGACACTTTTTGGCGCCTGATACCGTACCTAACAAGGAATAATCAGCTTTGCCATCATTTCTTTGGGTTTTTTCTAAATTAAAGGGAGTGGCGATAGGAGCTGCTGCACCAGGACCCGCTTGAATAACATTTGTTGGAATCATACTAGTATTACTATTAGCGAGAGCATTTGTAACAGAAGTAGGATCGGTGCCATAATTTAGAATTATGCCAAATGGTGTTGGAGAAGCTGCGGCAAAATACCATGGAGATGGATCAACACTGTTATCTGGAAGTGTTTTTATGTAAGAAATCGCTTCTGTTATAGGAGCCAAACCTGAAGCGTCAATATTAATGACCAATGGGGAACTTTTTACAGTATAAATAATTCCACTTGTATCTTTATAAGATTTTAAAGAAACATTACAAGCAAAGCCTGATACAATTTGAAAAGTAGAGCTGCTTGCATTTATGTTTACATCTTTTTCAGACCAATCATTCCCTCCAGGTAGCGCTTTAGGGCAAACTACATCAACAACGATGCTTGTAAAGTTAGCAGTTGCAGGTGAAGCCATTCTTTTCAACGTAACATTTATCTTTGCTGGTGTAGGTGTAATGTCTGTAGAATTTCCATTAACAGTATCCGAATTAAACTTTCTATTACAACCTGAAATTAAAATAACAGCAGAGGCTAATGCAATGATTTTTTTCATAGAATTCTCCAAAATTTACAAGTATTTTTAATTACTTGACAAAGGTTAGGTAACAAAAGGGTTCGCAGAACTTCTACTATAAAAAAAAAAAAAAAACAATCTTTTCCGTAAAATTTATTTCTCGGATGAAAAAGTAAAACCAATTCGAGTTGACTGAGTTTTTCCTAAAGGATCTTTATAAGAGACAAGAAGTTCTGCAGTATTATTGTTATAAATTATTTTAGGAGAGAATTTTAAAGTGACAGTGCATAAATCTGTGAATGATTTGCAGTTATCTAATTTATCTATAACCCAATCATTTGTAGGTTTGGAATACTCTACCATAGTAGCTGTAAGTGATTTAATAATATTACCTGACATAGGTTGAATTGAAATTGTAACAGTTTGAGTTTGATTTGCTTGAGCTTTAATTTTTCTTGAAGGATTCGCAGAGTAAATAATTCCAAATGTACTGAATATGGGATAAGGAGAATTTTCAATAACTGCTAGTTCATAATTTTCAGCATAGACATATAACGTTTCGGTAACAGGGCTAGCATCTGTTGAGATATAGTCTGCCTTAACACTACCTGCTTCTGCATCTCCAATTTCATTTATTTCAAGAATGGCGGGATTATTAACAGGCTTATATGCTATTGACTTTGCATTAACAAAGCTATTAATTGTAATATAACATTTTTTATTTTTAATAATACTTATACCAGATTTTGAGCCAACACCGAGAGTTAAATTTCTTTCAATCCATGGATTAGATCCAGGAAGTCCATTGGGGCAATTGACATCAACATTCATAGATATCTTTGCAGTTTCATTTGATGCACTAAAAGGATATGAATTATATTTTTTCGACTTAGGTTTCTTCTTAAGCGTCAACATTTCAAAATTATTTGTACCAATATTATCTTCATTTGTTACTTTTCCGCAGCTGCTTATAGATACCAATGCTATGAGTGCTATTGCCCATTTTTTCATAGAGTAGAATCCTTTTTTGAACATTTGAAAAATAATCCGGTTGGATAGTAACAGAAAGAAATCTGTGAAGGCAAATATTATAAGTAATTATTATTATTTAGTTTTATTCTTGAAAGATAAATTTTAATAATTGATTTTTAAACTTTTTGAAATAATTTAAATTAAATTTATTTTTTAAATTATTCATAATTTATAAATTTTACGAATTTACAATAGCACCATTTGATTCAAGGACTTTAGAAAGTTTATTTTCAATATCGGAACGAAAAGCTTTATGAGTAAAAGAAATTTTTTCAGATTTATGAATGCATTGAAAACCATTTTCAGTAGATTTTAAAGTAAAAATAACTTCACTTTTCCCTAATTTAGAAAAGCAAATAATCACATTTTCGCCAGATAAAGAAATACTCGCAATCTTTCCGAGTTCTCTCGTTGATAAGGAATCTGTTACTTTTTTTACAAAATCATTTGCAGATGATGCTGATACAGAAAACTCTTTAATCATGATTTAACTCCTTTT is a window encoding:
- a CDS encoding peptide ABC transporter substrate-binding protein; the encoded protein is MNYYSKIISLGFATVLATQYSHALPANAKLAKVQMLNIGIGEEPKSLDPQKCNESTCTTIVRQIFEGLIQANQEGKIVPASAESWKISADGKIYTFQLRKNLKWSDGSPITANDFVYSLRRLVDPKIASEQSSLLEFVVNAKEIVDGKKVPNTLGVKALNNQTLEFVLTQPTASFFENLTVTNTFPVQEKNVEKFQDSFTQVGNLVSNGAFKLTYRKVGDKVTVERNSNYWNNKETYLEKANFYSVVDQNSEFTLYETGQLDLTSTIPVNQYKQIKHKYGAELVNQPYLACYNYVFNNEKPPFNNSNLRQALSIAIDRDAVANSVLGMGQKPLYDPVPYGLKNYTQSKVYWHNWPRAKQLEEARKLYQEAGYSESKPLTLHILYNTSEAHRKIATAVASMWKTNLGINVITENEEWKTMLDKRSKGQFEVLRMGNVANINDASDFLNPYRSNDLSNDAKYRNPEYDAIVNKALQEMDLAKRKSLFEKASQIILKDAPVATIYSYVSSYLIKPYVLGLKKNNMDKFVLAGVYISDRKAID
- a CDS encoding rhodanese-related sulfurtransferase; the protein is MQQQTPSPDLPFVNIAYYKFVNIIDPQALREVLLNLCNSLNIKGTIILAEEGINSCLVGSPEGIDSYIEFMHNHEYFSDVEFKKSYSDHIPFRRMIIKVKQEIIPMGMESIKPAHFTGKYVDALELKKWLDEGEELVILDTRNDYEVELGTFRNAIDPKLKKFRDFPEWIRDNFKEYKSKKVVTFCTGGIRCEKATAFMRQEGFEEVYQIQGGILKYFEETLKEAPNEDNHYDGDCFVFDYRVAVDKQLNESKYEICYSCWTPLKQDDLKSPMYKADHHCPHCYDKFHEREARRKNTMLENNMRALKVRQERAKQVREKWEKGLL
- the rsgA gene encoding ribosome small subunit-dependent GTPase A; its protein translation is MARIKNFVAHDDKRDNLKKIEKIKKEKRSVRGRVVDDWIIDAPNAHQSKSEIQATIEDLYTKGMRRGRVIEVQKRNVFIAEENEKGMPETENLWLCSVAKRHFQRAHRERNFVVVGDRVLFEPSAELQFDDEGQPVDTDLPRGVVQHSFARTSKISRKDPMRPDWEHVMLANIDLVAIVASVLHPEVRWGLIDRFLVQAEMEKIPVVIILNKVDLLSNEKLASKEFVEIYKRRVEIYRNIGYDVVELCALKPKKNPESVKHLRKLFKGKLVGFAGHSGVGKSSILNLMKPEFEQIVDENPDIFYKGRHTTTYNSLLQLDIGAYAIDTPGIRSFHISNYDPISLSYCFPEFRPFKCKYRECAHDHEPQCGIKQAVSEEKISPERYRSYLGILKGLSFREGEGDSTDATMIADLKAREQKRDEELAKEESLLNQDLKS
- a CDS encoding NAD(P)-binding protein, which codes for MDILTNPEFVIVGGGISGLLLALRLSRDPKKRERGIHLIEKQPQLGGRFFFSSTFKFTGKNSEEISQEINENAFKNLYLSGPGFESMEAGTLEALYRHVESHLTEDEKNQIEEILIQDNSLDFNKINKCYIVKKEFVSEVDLFSGSSEIFTKKDSELFKSLVFDFYNSNHLNEDNNSQAKDFTIFEKSTFWNECGKGTKETFAPILTSLVGPQWEKATFQYVCKALYDFFSNHKNTIPPSFFRKKGLEFAIEKILRHRGVIIRTLCEVVRVHYNKVTKFQLLLSDEIQPLNKILKCSKLILAIPLVKCLGLLPKENFSPSQSRFVSKVRPVSLVISEISDFLSVKSEQWPEQSGSGDRLVFPVERAQGFVTHDGRILFSTKLEYEESLQAPSVREAISRLRRAAARVLKSEFAEEFKKGARIPQNKLLERIVLLPVAFTIPCDMSPQIEVKETKMGIEGLYCCGDSFPGFASEPWKMVVSSVHDVAMQLNS